GTTGTTTATTGAATTTATTTAAAAATAATAAATACATGTTTTAAGTGTTTTTTCCTCATGTTTTCAATTATAAATAATTTTAATTTTCAAAAATAAATACTTTCTCTTATATTGAACATAAATATTAGATTACCAAAAAAACATAAAGATTTTTCCTTTTAATATTACTTATAAAACAATTATTGACAAAATTTTTAAAACAATTTATCTACCTATTAATTTTATTTTTTATTATAAGAATTTCTTTATTTTTCAAAGGAAGGATTAAATTATGAAACATATTCAAGAAGCAAAAAATCAGATTGAAATGCTTTGGGCCAAAGGTACTAATTACTCATCAGATGTTGTACAAAATGCAAAAAAATCAAATAGACTTCTTCACTTAGATATGGATTTAACAGGAGAATGTAAATTAAAATGTTTTTATTGTGATAGAACACCAGATCGCTTTAATAACATACCAAATAGAATTGAATTAACAACTGATGAAAGAATAAATCTAATCAATCAAGCAAAAGAGCTTGGAGCAGAAACTGTTGAATTTCCTGGGGCAGGGGAACCCATGATCGATCCTGGATTTTGGTCAATAATTGAACATATTAAAAGTATAGATATGACTTCGGTTGTGTTTACAAGTGGATATCATATAGATGATAAAAACATAGATAGATTGTATGAAAATAATGCCACTATTTTCTTAAAATATAATCACAGAAATCATGATGTGCAAGATCGAATGGTTCGGGTTAAAGGTTATGGAAAAAAATCAGAAAACGCTCTTCATTTATTAATTGAAAGAGGTTTTAATCGAACTATACCAACGCGTATGGCAATAGATATGGTAGTCACACCTAGCTACATAGATATTGAAGAAGTAAGCGATATTTTTCGCTGGTGTCGCGATAATAATATCCATAGTTATATTTCAACTTTAATTCCAGAAGGTTTAGCAGATACAAAGAGTAAAATATTAGAGAGAGAAAAAAGTAGCCATTTGTTGAAAACACTCGCAGAAATTGATCGGAAAGAATATGGATTAGAATATAAGATTTCTTTTCCTTTAGCGGGTGGTTATCGATGCAGACAAGTAAATGTTGGGTTATTTGTTAATCTATTTGGTGAAGTTTATGATTGTAATGGTTTAGGAAGATTCTTAGGACATATTAAAAAGAACTCTTTGAGTGAAATTTGGAATTCCAAGTTTGCAAAAAAAGTAAGAGAACCGAATCAAAATGGTTTTTGTGTTTTAAGAGAACGAGTTTGGGATGGTGTTGAGTCAAAAGGAATTGAAAGAAAACTTGAAGAATATTATAATTTTAAATTAAAGTATGGTTCCGATGAAATATTGGAAAAAGGATTAGATTTTACAGGGCATCTTGGCGGGATAAATACTTTTAAAAACCATTAATTTCTAAAAAATATTTAAGAATTTATTAGAAGTAAAGAAAAGGATTTATGAAGATGAACCATAATAAAAGCAAAAATTTTCATATTGTTTTCATTGAGCTCTCTTTAACTGGTGCAGGCGAAAAAACGATTGAATAT
The sequence above is drawn from the Fluviispira vulneris genome and encodes:
- a CDS encoding radical SAM/SPASM domain-containing protein, with amino-acid sequence MKHIQEAKNQIEMLWAKGTNYSSDVVQNAKKSNRLLHLDMDLTGECKLKCFYCDRTPDRFNNIPNRIELTTDERINLINQAKELGAETVEFPGAGEPMIDPGFWSIIEHIKSIDMTSVVFTSGYHIDDKNIDRLYENNATIFLKYNHRNHDVQDRMVRVKGYGKKSENALHLLIERGFNRTIPTRMAIDMVVTPSYIDIEEVSDIFRWCRDNNIHSYISTLIPEGLADTKSKILEREKSSHLLKTLAEIDRKEYGLEYKISFPLAGGYRCRQVNVGLFVNLFGEVYDCNGLGRFLGHIKKNSLSEIWNSKFAKKVREPNQNGFCVLRERVWDGVESKGIERKLEEYYNFKLKYGSDEILEKGLDFTGHLGGINTFKNH